The following are encoded in a window of Pseudoalteromonas sp. MM1 genomic DNA:
- a CDS encoding transposase — MVSSTKLLKGRCSSAHKYYSVTICCAQRADLFESFENACVAARAIFYMQKNVNTICYTVMPDHLHWLFQIKALSLSEVVRQFKSLTTVKINALSGNKGPIWQQNYFEHQIRNERDLIIQARYIVANPLRAGIVQKIEQYPFWDCIYLNDGG; from the coding sequence ATGGTTTCTTCAACAAAACTATTAAAAGGTCGTTGCTCGTCTGCACACAAATATTATTCAGTCACCATATGCTGTGCGCAAAGAGCCGATTTATTTGAAAGCTTTGAGAATGCCTGTGTAGCCGCTCGCGCGATCTTTTATATGCAAAAAAATGTTAATACTATTTGCTATACCGTAATGCCCGATCACCTTCATTGGCTTTTTCAGATTAAGGCGCTCTCATTATCTGAGGTAGTTAGGCAGTTTAAAAGCTTAACAACCGTGAAGATTAATGCGCTTAGTGGTAATAAAGGTCCAATTTGGCAACAAAATTATTTTGAGCATCAAATCCGCAATGAAAGAGATTTAATAATTCAGGCTCGTTATATTGTTGCAAACCCATTAAGAGCTGGGATTGTGCAAAAGATTGAACAATACCCTTTTTGGGATTGTATATATTTGAACGACGGGGGTTGA
- a CDS encoding ABC-F family ATPase — MISTANITMQFGAEPLFENISAKFGNGNRYGLIGANGCGKSTFMKILSGALVPSAGNVSITPGLKVGNLSQDQFAFEQYSVVDAVIMGDVELWKVKQERDRIYSLPEMSEEDGMKVADLESVFAEMDGYTAESRAEEILIEAGIDKEFHYGLMANVAPGWKLRVLLAQALFANPDILLLDEPTNNLDIHTITWLANELNKRKCTMIIISHDRHFLNSVCTHMADIDYGELRIYPGNYEKFLEASSLQREQLLAENAKKSAEIDELQDFVNRFGANASKAKQASSRAKKMEKIKLDDVKASSRMSPSLSFDEGKKMYRQALEVNKLGHGFDGETLFSGGDFLLEAGAKLAIIGENGVGKTTFLRCLVNELKCNEGEIKWSENATFGYCPQDSTKDFDNDLTLFDWMSQWRTAKHNDLMVRGMLGRLLFTADDANKKARNCSGGEKNRLLFGKLMMQDVNVLVMDEPTNHMDMEAIEALNNALKDFKGTLIFVSHDREFVSSLATRIIDIKDKQVIDFQGTFDEYLASIEEKK, encoded by the coding sequence TTGATCTCCACCGCAAATATTACAATGCAGTTTGGCGCAGAGCCGTTGTTTGAAAACATTTCAGCTAAATTTGGTAACGGCAACCGTTACGGTTTAATTGGCGCTAACGGCTGTGGTAAGTCGACCTTCATGAAAATTTTAAGCGGTGCGCTTGTGCCAAGTGCGGGTAATGTGTCGATTACGCCGGGGCTTAAAGTAGGTAACCTAAGCCAAGACCAATTTGCTTTTGAGCAATACAGCGTTGTAGATGCCGTAATTATGGGCGACGTTGAGCTTTGGAAAGTAAAGCAAGAGCGCGACCGTATTTATTCATTACCAGAAATGAGTGAAGAAGACGGCATGAAAGTAGCCGACCTTGAAAGCGTTTTTGCCGAAATGGATGGTTACACAGCCGAAAGCCGCGCTGAAGAAATACTAATAGAAGCGGGTATAGATAAAGAGTTTCATTATGGGTTAATGGCAAACGTGGCGCCTGGTTGGAAACTACGTGTGCTTTTAGCTCAAGCACTGTTTGCAAACCCAGACATACTGCTACTCGATGAGCCTACCAATAACTTGGATATTCATACCATTACGTGGCTAGCTAATGAGCTAAACAAACGTAAATGTACCATGATTATTATTTCGCATGACCGCCATTTTTTAAACTCGGTATGTACTCACATGGCCGACATTGACTACGGCGAGCTGCGCATTTACCCAGGTAACTACGAAAAGTTTTTAGAAGCGTCTAGCTTGCAGCGTGAGCAGTTATTAGCCGAAAACGCTAAAAAGAGCGCTGAGATTGACGAGCTACAAGACTTTGTTAACCGTTTTGGGGCTAATGCGTCTAAGGCTAAACAAGCCAGTTCGCGTGCTAAAAAAATGGAAAAAATAAAGCTAGATGATGTTAAAGCATCAAGCCGTATGAGCCCATCGTTAAGTTTTGACGAAGGTAAAAAAATGTACCGCCAAGCGCTTGAAGTTAATAAGCTTGGCCATGGTTTTGACGGCGAAACATTATTTAGCGGCGGCGACTTTTTATTAGAAGCGGGCGCAAAGCTTGCCATTATTGGTGAAAACGGTGTGGGTAAAACCACCTTTTTGCGCTGCTTGGTAAACGAGCTTAAATGCAATGAAGGCGAAATTAAGTGGTCAGAAAATGCGACCTTTGGTTACTGCCCGCAAGACAGCACAAAAGATTTTGATAACGATTTAACATTATTTGATTGGATGTCGCAATGGCGTACCGCTAAGCATAACGATTTAATGGTACGCGGCATGTTAGGGCGTTTGCTGTTTACCGCAGACGATGCAAATAAAAAAGCGCGTAACTGTTCAGGTGGTGAAAAAAACCGTTTGTTATTTGGTAAGTTAATGATGCAAGACGTAAACGTACTGGTAATGGACGAGCCAACCAACCACATGGATATGGAAGCCATTGAAGCACTAAATAATGCATTAAAAGACTTTAAAGGTACGCTTATTTTTGTAAGCCACGACCGCGAGTTTGTATCGTCATTAGCCACCCGTATTATTGATATTAAAGACAAACAAGTTATTGATTTTCAAGGTACGTTTGACGAGTACTTAGCAAGCATAGAAGAAAAAAAATAG
- a CDS encoding UPF0149 family protein yields MSPAKIRSEVIKLSKLSVKQPDYYFIQGYFLGLGLLPDIIMPSQWQPDLLGEINFKSDAELKYVESLMENYNNSMQKVMLEDFKMPTKCSLSKTDYRDSLKANMPLPNYCKGALQALKLIDKRSLNKHQKEALVSLNEVLIAFSSEQAAMKKFAGDQGLAQSFKKNYTYFVADVLYNIRFIEDTHWSDEDEAAFNEQFTNQQHHDDFAAGKMIDDEMIEQLMETILSDFTPSAFEPIEALLELFEGVITDQYIAQNQGHFWLIHETRPYMILRAHRAQINALQGNIQFAIDELETLWQLNPMDNQANRHWLMNCYIIKGQWQKLDAFLADFDSEELHATASRALSEFYKNGDSKQAKQYKKQLKQLNKHFIKILTGQEKLKADGFEFYNLGSKEEVALYLHSLGKQAWIATEGSLFWLRKKI; encoded by the coding sequence ATGTCGCCAGCTAAAATTCGCAGTGAAGTCATAAAACTGAGTAAGTTAAGTGTAAAGCAGCCAGATTATTACTTTATTCAAGGTTACTTTTTAGGATTAGGCTTACTGCCCGACATAATAATGCCCAGCCAATGGCAGCCAGACCTATTAGGTGAAATTAATTTCAAATCTGACGCAGAGTTAAAGTATGTCGAAAGCCTGATGGAAAATTACAATAACAGCATGCAAAAAGTGATGCTCGAAGATTTTAAAATGCCCACTAAATGCAGCTTATCTAAAACCGATTACCGCGATTCACTTAAAGCTAATATGCCATTACCAAATTACTGTAAAGGGGCATTACAGGCACTTAAATTGATTGATAAACGTAGCCTAAATAAACATCAAAAAGAGGCGCTAGTAAGTTTGAATGAAGTACTTATTGCGTTTAGCTCTGAACAAGCCGCAATGAAAAAATTTGCTGGCGATCAAGGCTTAGCGCAATCATTTAAAAAGAATTACACCTACTTTGTAGCCGATGTGCTTTATAACATTCGTTTTATTGAAGACACCCACTGGAGCGATGAAGACGAAGCTGCGTTTAACGAACAATTTACAAATCAGCAGCACCACGATGATTTTGCAGCTGGTAAAATGATTGACGACGAAATGATAGAACAGTTAATGGAAACAATCCTTAGTGACTTTACTCCAAGTGCGTTTGAACCGATAGAAGCGTTACTTGAACTGTTCGAAGGTGTTATAACAGATCAATACATAGCACAAAATCAAGGCCATTTTTGGCTGATCCACGAAACACGGCCTTATATGATCTTACGGGCGCACCGCGCGCAAATCAATGCGTTACAAGGTAATATACAATTTGCCATTGATGAATTAGAAACACTGTGGCAACTAAACCCCATGGATAATCAAGCTAATCGCCATTGGCTAATGAACTGCTATATAATTAAAGGGCAGTGGCAAAAGTTAGATGCATTTTTGGCCGACTTTGACAGCGAAGAGCTCCATGCCACAGCAAGCCGCGCCTTGAGTGAGTTTTATAAAAATGGTGACTCTAAACAAGCCAAGCAATACAAAAAGCAACTTAAACAGCTTAATAAACATTTTATAAAAATACTCACCGGGCAAGAAAAACTAAAAGCTGACGGCTTTGAGTTTTACAACTTAGGTAGTAAAGAAGAAGTGGCTTTATACCTACATTCACTTGGTAAACAAGCCTGGATAGCAACCGAAGGCAGTTTGTTTTGGTTACGCAAAAAGATCTAA
- a CDS encoding nucleotidyltransferase domain-containing protein codes for MSNNVFQQIVNYLQKNSDIEVVWLYGSHAKGTAQPHSDIDLAIAFKNFDLSSFDKRLRPKELELEISNEISLNEQLISIVDINLIPSYLAFNIVEYGEAILGKNSLRAMREQQRIYSQFEFEMIASNHD; via the coding sequence TTGAGCAATAATGTTTTTCAACAAATAGTTAATTACTTGCAGAAAAATAGCGACATTGAAGTGGTGTGGCTGTATGGCTCTCACGCCAAAGGTACAGCGCAACCTCATAGTGATATTGATCTGGCGATCGCTTTTAAAAATTTTGACCTAAGCTCTTTTGATAAACGACTAAGGCCAAAAGAGCTCGAATTAGAAATCAGTAATGAAATTAGTTTAAACGAACAGCTTATTTCAATCGTTGATATAAACTTAATCCCCAGTTACCTTGCATTCAATATCGTGGAATACGGGGAGGCAATTTTAGGTAAAAATAGCCTTAGAGCGATGAGAGAGCAGCAGCGTATTTATAGCCAGTTTGAATTTGAGATGATAGCGAGTAACCATGACTGA
- a CDS encoding DUF86 domain-containing protein gives MTDTGIALYIREVTRHIDEYMQELDELSQVDQLNNRDYRAAERLLQLMTEVCIGLSKHWLKKYKNTTSSNAYQTFSELTQLGALTDNELLSWLKIIGLRNALVHDYLNIDQEIVKTIIKNQHYVTMHLFSQKAMAELAS, from the coding sequence ATGACTGATACAGGAATAGCGCTTTATATAAGAGAAGTAACACGACATATTGATGAATATATGCAAGAGCTCGACGAATTAAGCCAAGTAGATCAACTTAATAATAGAGACTATCGTGCCGCAGAGCGTTTGCTACAGTTAATGACAGAAGTATGTATTGGCTTATCTAAACATTGGCTTAAAAAGTATAAAAATACGACAAGCAGTAACGCCTACCAAACATTTAGCGAACTAACTCAACTCGGTGCTTTAACTGATAATGAGTTGCTTTCATGGCTTAAAATAATCGGTTTACGAAATGCGCTTGTGCATGATTATTTGAATATAGATCAGGAAATTGTGAAGACGATTATTAAAAACCAACATTATGTAACTATGCACTTGTTTAGCCAAAAAGCGATGGCCGAATTAGCAAGCTAA
- a CDS encoding ABC transporter substrate-binding protein, with protein sequence MKMLLLILLFAQFNTLACTKTLKMGTNETNWAPYLIKQGNTFVGAEVDTVNAVFKNSPFCIEWIYFPSLSRVQQELKTGHIDITFAASYTKARAEYSYFTDVYRDEIMLLYKHKNAKNVVDLVTLFENGATVAINRGSFFGAAFEKIKKHYPNQIVLTADANTRFGMLNKKRVDYVIDDSVVAKYFAKRYNTILPVKTAPAINVNGVHFMMSKKTITLDEVAVINRLIKNNKATIKRIYSHD encoded by the coding sequence ATGAAAATGTTACTATTAATACTTTTGTTTGCGCAGTTTAATACGCTAGCGTGCACTAAAACGTTAAAAATGGGCACTAACGAAACCAACTGGGCACCTTATTTAATTAAGCAGGGTAATACCTTTGTAGGCGCAGAGGTGGATACGGTTAACGCTGTTTTTAAAAATTCACCTTTTTGTATTGAGTGGATTTATTTTCCGAGCTTATCGCGGGTTCAGCAAGAGCTAAAAACTGGCCATATTGATATTACCTTTGCGGCAAGTTATACAAAAGCGCGCGCCGAGTACTCCTATTTTACTGATGTTTATCGCGATGAAATTATGCTGCTTTATAAGCATAAAAACGCTAAAAATGTGGTTGATTTGGTCACTCTTTTTGAAAATGGCGCTACGGTTGCGATTAACCGTGGCAGCTTTTTTGGCGCTGCGTTTGAAAAAATAAAAAAACACTACCCCAACCAAATAGTACTTACCGCAGATGCAAATACCCGCTTTGGTATGTTAAACAAAAAGCGCGTTGATTACGTGATTGACGACTCTGTTGTTGCAAAATATTTTGCTAAACGCTACAACACAATTTTACCGGTAAAAACAGCGCCAGCTATTAATGTTAATGGCGTACATTTTATGATGAGTAAAAAAACGATAACGCTTGACGAAGTAGCGGTAATTAATCGCCTGATTAAAAATAACAAGGCTACAATTAAACGCATTTATAGCCACGATTAA
- a CDS encoding ABC transporter substrate-binding protein, whose protein sequence is MNGISSTRTFLLILITLWLFAVKAQACDKTINIGTNERYWPPYVVLKNEYLTGLEINIIKTIFKDSPFCINFTLLPNSLRALEELKHGRIDLMFAASKTRQREVYAHFSEPYREEVMLLFQHTDSANISSLTQLFKQGFTTGVNRGSFLGHAFKALSDKYSKQIVLTADADKRFALLNKKRVDFVVDDALVANYFANKYTAVLPVEQVAPVNVNNVHFMMSKKTITLNEVNIINAHIVKNKAALKALFK, encoded by the coding sequence ATGAATGGTATTAGCAGTACACGTACATTTTTATTGATATTGATAACGTTATGGTTGTTTGCTGTAAAAGCACAAGCTTGCGATAAAACAATTAATATAGGCACTAACGAGCGCTATTGGCCGCCGTATGTGGTGTTAAAAAATGAGTATTTAACGGGCCTTGAAATAAATATAATTAAAACCATTTTTAAAGACTCCCCTTTTTGTATAAATTTTACGCTGCTTCCTAACTCACTTCGCGCTTTAGAAGAGCTAAAACACGGCCGTATTGATTTAATGTTTGCGGCGAGTAAAACCCGCCAACGAGAGGTTTACGCGCACTTTAGTGAGCCTTATCGCGAAGAGGTGATGTTGTTATTTCAGCATACTGACTCTGCAAATATAAGCTCGTTAACGCAGTTATTTAAACAAGGTTTTACAACCGGAGTTAACCGTGGCAGCTTTTTAGGGCATGCATTTAAAGCATTGAGTGATAAATATAGTAAGCAAATAGTACTTACCGCCGATGCCGATAAACGCTTTGCTTTATTAAATAAAAAGCGAGTTGATTTTGTAGTAGATGACGCGTTAGTAGCAAACTACTTTGCTAACAAATACACAGCAGTTTTACCCGTTGAGCAAGTAGCGCCTGTGAATGTAAATAATGTGCACTTTATGATGAGCAAAAAAACAATAACGCTTAACGAAGTAAATATAATTAACGCGCATATAGTAAAGAACAAAGCGGCGCTTAAGGCGTTATTTAAGTAA
- a CDS encoding ABC transporter substrate-binding protein, protein MNKLITLFVYVLFSASWGVFACEKTLTVASHDAFWPPYVMGINGQLQGKEVDALNIIFKDSPFCFEVKMLPNSKRAFTELRHGRIDMGWAASFTHERAKYVHFTEAYRTEVMRLYENKNNQHKVNNLADIFNQGLTIGANFGSYYGEEFEQYKTSHKKQIEYTSATSKRFEMLNKQRIDYAVEDALVGDYFSKRGKNLMAAPTLPAVNKNPIHLMLSKRTVTPNEVNIINAHILKNKAALKALFE, encoded by the coding sequence ATGAATAAATTAATAACCTTATTTGTGTATGTATTGTTTAGTGCCTCTTGGGGTGTGTTTGCCTGCGAAAAAACGCTAACGGTTGCCTCGCACGATGCTTTTTGGCCACCCTATGTAATGGGTATTAATGGGCAGTTACAAGGTAAAGAGGTGGATGCATTAAATATTATTTTTAAAGATTCGCCTTTTTGTTTTGAAGTAAAAATGCTGCCTAACTCTAAACGGGCTTTTACCGAGCTGCGCCATGGCCGAATAGACATGGGCTGGGCGGCTAGTTTTACCCATGAACGCGCAAAATATGTGCACTTTACTGAAGCCTACCGCACCGAGGTAATGCGTTTATACGAAAACAAAAACAATCAGCATAAGGTTAATAACTTGGCTGATATTTTTAACCAAGGTTTAACCATAGGCGCTAACTTTGGTAGTTATTATGGCGAGGAGTTTGAGCAATATAAAACCAGCCATAAAAAACAAATTGAGTACACTAGCGCAACGAGTAAGCGCTTTGAAATGCTTAACAAGCAACGTATAGACTACGCGGTAGAAGACGCGTTAGTAGGCGATTACTTTAGTAAGCGCGGCAAAAACTTAATGGCGGCCCCTACCCTGCCCGCGGTTAATAAAAATCCAATACATTTAATGCTGAGCAAAAGAACTGTAACTCCTAATGAGGTTAACATTATTAATGCGCACATATTAAAAAACAAAGCGGCACTTAAGGCCCTGTTTGAATGA
- a CDS encoding bifunctional 2-polyprenyl-6-hydroxyphenol methylase/3-demethylubiquinol 3-O-methyltransferase UbiG produces the protein MPNTTLNYYNQHAQTFSDSTLNVDMSALYAEFLPYIEQNGHVLDAGCGSARDAMYFKNQGFIVIAFDASPALAKLASNYLQQPVAVKTFQELKCVNKYDGIWCCASLLHVPKAELPQAFLNLQNALKPNGVLYVSFKYGTQEREHNGREFTDLTETALNALIDQHTELKIIKQWQTVDQRPGRESEVWLNALLTHSKAKL, from the coding sequence GTGCCCAATACCACACTAAATTATTATAACCAACATGCACAAACCTTTAGCGACTCAACACTTAATGTTGATATGTCGGCGCTTTATGCTGAGTTTTTGCCGTATATTGAACAAAACGGCCATGTGCTAGATGCTGGTTGTGGTTCTGCCCGCGACGCTATGTATTTTAAAAACCAAGGTTTTATTGTTATTGCATTTGATGCAAGCCCAGCACTTGCAAAGTTAGCCAGTAATTACCTACAACAACCAGTAGCGGTTAAAACCTTTCAAGAGCTTAAGTGTGTTAACAAATACGATGGCATTTGGTGTTGCGCTAGTTTATTACACGTTCCAAAGGCTGAGTTACCGCAGGCGTTTTTAAACCTACAAAATGCGCTTAAACCTAATGGTGTTTTGTATGTATCGTTTAAATACGGCACGCAAGAGCGCGAACATAATGGCCGTGAATTTACCGATTTAACCGAAACTGCTTTAAATGCATTAATTGATCAACACACCGAGCTTAAAATAATAAAACAATGGCAAACAGTCGATCAACGACCAGGGCGCGAAAGCGAAGTGTGGCTAAATGCCTTGTTAACGCATAGCAAAGCGAAATTATAA